From Maridesulfovibrio ferrireducens:
ACTTAAATTTATTATGACTGATAAATCCATCAAAGTAAGTGTGCCGGACACAAAACAGCGCAAGAAAAGACAACGGGAATACTTTTTAGCCTTCCTCTGCCTTCTCATTTTCGTGGCTTTAAGCTTTATTCAGCTCAAATATATCGGAGTTAACTCTTATCTCTTTGTCGGACTTTTCAACCTGAACTTCATTTTGCTGCTGGTTGTACTTTTTATTGTTGTACGCAACGGAGTAAAACTGCTTTTAGAGCGTCGCAGAAAAGTTCTGGGTTCAAAACTTCGAACAAGAATGGTCCTCTCGTTTATGTCACTTTCACTTGTGCCGACTCTGCTTATGTTTTTTATGGCAATGCAGTTTGTGCAGGTCTCAGTGGACTACTGGTTTAAGAATCAGGTTGAAGACTCAATGGTTCAATCACTTGAACTTGGACGAGCCTTTTACGCCTCGGCTCAGGAAGGACTTGAACGCAGAGGAAACAACATTCTGGGAGCCATCAAAGAAAGCCGTTACGCATGGGGCGGCAAAACCATGAACCTTTTTCTCGCCACCAAACTCGGCGAGTATGATCTCGGTCTTCTGGGTGTAATACAGCCTGACGGTGAAAAAATAAATTGGCACTCTGAAGGTTCGTGGGAAAAGGCATGGTCTGAAATCAATGCCAAAGTTGACTGGGACAACATGAGAGAACACCCTCATTTCTGGTCAACCATACACCCAATGCCCGGTAATGACATGGTTATCGGTGTGTTACCTGTTGATGAAGCACGGACCGGATTCCTTATCCTCGGTGAAAATATCGGACAGGGGCTGCTTTTTAAACTGGACAAAGTGGTCAGAGGACTTGACGAATATAAACAGCTCAAGACTCTGAAATATCCTCTTAAAATGAGCTTGTATCTCACTCTCGGTGTAACCACACTGCTCATTATTCTCGGCTCTATCTGGTTCGGATTCAGACTTTCAAAAGAATTATCCGCCCCGATTCAAGCTCTCGCGGCAGGTTCACAGCGAATTGCACGCGGAGATCTTTCCGTCCGCCTTGAGGACAACTCAGATGACGAGCTGGGTTTTATGGTTCAGTCCTTCAACCGAATGGCTGAAGACCTTGAAGACAGTCAGAAAAGCCTTAAAACCGCAAACGAACGGCTGGCTCAACAGAATCAGGAACTCGAACGCAGAGGCCGTTACATGGAAGCGGTTCTCAACAACATCACAGCGGGAGTTATCTCTCTTGATGAGCAGGGAAAAATCAGCACGGTAAACAACGCCATTGAAGAAATGCTCGGTATTACCGCCAGATTTGTTCATGGAAAAGATCCATTGGCCCTTCTGCCAGAAGGAGATTTAGCGTCTCTCATTTCAGATGCAAGGTCTCACATGGCCTCAAGTCCTTATTCACAATGGCAGAGACAGCTTTC
This genomic window contains:
- a CDS encoding PAS domain-containing sensor histidine kinase encodes the protein MTDKSIKVSVPDTKQRKKRQREYFLAFLCLLIFVALSFIQLKYIGVNSYLFVGLFNLNFILLLVVLFIVVRNGVKLLLERRRKVLGSKLRTRMVLSFMSLSLVPTLLMFFMAMQFVQVSVDYWFKNQVEDSMVQSLELGRAFYASAQEGLERRGNNILGAIKESRYAWGGKTMNLFLATKLGEYDLGLLGVIQPDGEKINWHSEGSWEKAWSEINAKVDWDNMREHPHFWSTIHPMPGNDMVIGVLPVDEARTGFLILGENIGQGLLFKLDKVVRGLDEYKQLKTLKYPLKMSLYLTLGVTTLLIILGSIWFGFRLSKELSAPIQALAAGSQRIARGDLSVRLEDNSDDELGFMVQSFNRMAEDLEDSQKSLKTANERLAQQNQELERRGRYMEAVLNNITAGVISLDEQGKISTVNNAIEEMLGITARFVHGKDPLALLPEGDLASLISDARSHMASSPYSQWQRQLSLTVDGRHRKFLVNVVALKSTSGSNGIVAVFEDITELEKMQRIAAWREVARRIAHEIKNPLTPIKLSAQRLQRKFGPQIKDEVYRESTDLIISQVEHLQQMVQEFSAYAKLPEVKLTPGSITPLLEEVVSMYRNSHTDISWNLELLSEIPDLELDREALRRTLINLLTNATEALGDSENPAVKISAMHDSTLGWLRIEVQDNGPGLSSDERSRMFEPYFSSKKSGTGLGLTIVKSIITDHRGFIRVKPAEPHGTVFVIELPT